DNA from Phaeodactylum tricornutum CCAP 1055/1 chromosome 30, whole genome shotgun sequence:
ACGTTTAATGCCCCTTGGCTAGATACCTAGATGAAACATTACAAATGGATAAAGGACCAGAAGAGCACCTAGTAATTACTTAGTGaacggaaaagtttgtcaAAGCTAAGCACACAAATTTGACATTTAAGACTCTGCATCACCTCTCTAAACTCAATCAACTTGCAAAGCAGAATCGAAATATATGTGACCGGCCGCAAAAGTTCCGTCAGGAACAACCACCATTGTTTCAAGCTACAGTATGAAGTTAAAAATGCGGCATTGTTGGCAAAGATAGCGGCACTGATCAACAAAAATGTTGATGGACTTTGCTGCGTCACTCAAATAAGATACCACTGCGTCCATTGTCTTCCACTAGTACCAAAATGGTCaaattgccattgttgttgatggCAATGATAATGCACATGGTCCGGCTCCTCGCGTATGCACACGGCATTGGGCCGTACGCCGTCAACGGGTGGAGAGGTGTCCAGGCGGCACGACACAAGGGCGCCATTCAAAAGACATACGCCAAAACAAGAACTGCCCACACAACATGGGCTTCACCAGTAGAGAAACTGGAATCAGACCAATTGCTTGTGGGTACATGGTTGCTCGCTTGGCTTGCTGTTGCACTCCGGATTCTCTTGTCAAGTCACAAGTCAGATGATCCACCAAGGAACCGACAAACCAAACATCACCGGCAATATTGCCCCTGGTCAGCAACAAGCGGATTTATAAGTGCACAAAGCTTGGTAGTGGGGCACGTTGCGAACCGTATTCAGCGCGGTAAACACTTTGCGAGTCAGGGCTCGCCCCAGAGTATTTTCGTAGCGACCTGGAAAGAAAGTAACACGTCCTGGCTTTCTTCCGGGCAGCCTGCAGTGGTTATCCAGAGGTCTTGGTGTCACGGAACGAGATCAAAAAGTTGCCAGTTCAAAACACAGAACAAATATCCGGTGATTACTCCTAAGCCCGGTAGCATTGGGACAGACACTGCTCCGGCTGCTAAAGAAGAGGGCAGAGCTGCGGGGGCGCTGCCTGGCGGTAATGACTTGATGGCATCAAAATTCCAACGGGGACCAATCTGACCACAACCTTCTGGTCCAAGCTGTGAATTGTACAACGGAGAAGCATCATGGTGAGGCATTTCATTATAAACAGTCCGAGAAAACAACGGTCTGAAAATACTAGCCAGTCTACCGCGTTCCAGTCGACGTACATCGGTTCGTCCAGGACACACGTGCTCATCGCCTGCATTATTAGGTGGTCCATTCCCGCACTGTATGTCATTGTACACCGGTCGTCCTTCAATACCGGGACCCGGTCCAAGTAACTCGCAAGCTTGACGGATCGTCATCCATCCCTGCGGTGTTTCGACTAGCACGTCCGCAATGTCGTGATCAAACGTTGTCGCACAATAGCACTTGTTGCCAAAGGAATAGCTGTCGGCCCACGATCTTCCATTCGGCGTCACACCACCCACAACGTCGATCACCGCAACGATATCGGGATGAATGTCCTCAGGCAACGATGGAAGTCGTGGGGGGCCGTCCGCAAGGTTTGCATTATCAAAATTCCATTTGGGTCCTATTTGACCACAACCTGTTTCCCCAATCTGAGGAAGAGCAAATCAGTACAAAGCTTACCGTTGAGATATATTTGTTTCTACTAGTGGACAGCGCTCGGCTTTTTCCTCGCAATCACTTACATCGGTTCGTCCCGGACAAAGGAATTCGTTTTCATCAGCGTTTGGGGGGCCGTTACCGCATTGGATATCATTGTAAAGGGGTTGTCCTAGTCTTCCTGGTCCTGTTCCTAGCAGATCGCACACTTCCTGCGTCGTCAGCCACCCTAATGGCGTTTCTACGACAAAGTTCCCAATGGCGCTATCCAACGAAGGAAGGCAGTAGCAATTCTCGCCGTCCGAATAACTGCTTGCCCAAAGTGGTGTCGGTCGTACACCTccagcaacatcaacaacggcaactacGTCAGGGTGAACATCTTCTTGAGCAACGGCCACGAGCAGAATGAGACTCCAAGTCGTCAACCACGCTGTTGTTCGTTCAAGCGAATGTTGCTTCATTGTGCTGAAATAATGGGGATATACAGATACGGTAACTTCAGTCCCACGAAAAATGTGAATGCCTCTGAATTATCAAGGTATATCCCgcgactcacagtcacgggTTACATTTTTGACCCCAAACTGCCCAAAACCTATTTTCCTCATGGCAGACTCTCGAAAGAAGACTTCACCTCGCCCTCGCATGACTAACCTGATATAACTGTTTGAGTAGCATAACAAGTACCGTTCCTTGCGGGAGTGTTCCTTGAACCGGTGGTCAAGTCCCCTCAATTGGTATTGAATGCGAGATCGTCGTATTCGCAGTCTGCGAACGACCAACAAGGGCAACCAAGTTGGTACAGCGGGAGAGTCCGGGACAATTTTTACGGCACGTCCGGCGTTGTTGCTACCCCACGCTGAGGGGATGGACTCCAGTTCCGTCTTGTTGTTTGGTCCGACGGAATCGACTAATGACAACGTGCCGCTCACGGAACATACACGCCGCCCACACGGTGCGAGACCACCCCCACAACCgcagcagcaatcacaaTCATTGCAGCACTTTTTACTGGCCACCGGACGGCAAAGACGAATCCATCAGCTATTCTTTGTCTGAATGTGCGTTTGCTATCCCAGCGAGTGAGACGTCCCGAGTCGTCTCTCTTTTTCAATGATTGATTTCGACGGTGACAACGACAATTTCGATAGTACTAAAAGTAGACAAGAACCCAAGGACAATAGCAATTGCTGTGACAGGAAATGGGAAGGGACACTCAACTTTTTGGCAATGACAAATTGGCTTACGGGCAGAGTTTTGTGCTTTTACAACTACGGCGCCATTTAAACGGACTACaatatcacagtcaatccaagtGTTGCGAAAGTGCTGTGCACGTCAATGACAGAGGCCGTCACCATGTCCAAGCTTGTCATTCTGCTACCCACCTGTCCAACATATTGACTTCCTGGTGACCATCAACCAGGGGTGAGACTTGGCAATACTTGGCCGGATTTTTCCTTCATAATAACTTTGTGAAGGTGTGCCTTCATAAAAATGATCCTAATTGCTACGGCAGACAGAGCTTGTGTTGGCAAAAGCCATCAAATAGCTCTTGGTCTTGGGAAAGGTATACAAGGCCAACCTAGAAATGGAATTGCCATAAAAGTCTAGCACTAGGTTAACTATATCCTTGATGATTAGGATCAATTTTGAAAATCTCCACTCTCTTTCTTCACTCTACTAGGTCACATAGAAATAAGACTTACAGCTGTgagtcaacttccttccaaactcttgtttTTATGGTGGTGTTTAAACCTATTTTGTAATTTTATTTTTCACGCAATCAACTTGCTCATTCTTGTTCCACATATGTTTGTATTGTAGACTTCACTTGCTTCATCATCACACATAAtcttgctttcctaaacATATAATTCTCATCACTTGCATACACGTAGTTTCGGCTCGACGTCCGAGAGACGCTCGTCCAACAAAAACGTTCGTCCTGGAGCCCCGAACCCTACCCGGTCATGACTCGATTGCCAACTCCTGACTCCGCTACCGCCACAAACTTGTTCGCGCCAAAAGTCACGCTTCGCCAGCTGTTCGCCGCGGGAGTGGTCTGCGAGAACCAGGTTTCGCCGTCCGGACTGGTCATGATGCGACTGCCGATGCCACCATTCGCCACGGCAACGAACGTTTTGCCACCAAACGTCACACTCGACCATTCAGCAGATGGCGGCGGAGTGGTTGGACTTGTCCAGTTTACGCCATTCGTACTCGTCATGACTTGGTCGACGCCATCAGCAGAGACTGCGACAAACTTTCCGTTGCCGTACGTGACGCTGCTCCATCGATTGTTGACCGCAGCGGTACGACTCATCCAATTCTCCCCGTCGGTACTCGTCATGACACGATTGGCGCCACTAATAGAGACTGCGACAAAGATTCCGTTGCCGTACGCGACACCCTGCCATTCATCGTTGGCCGCACTGGTATGACTCGCCCAAGTCATGCCGTCGGGACTGGTCATGACTTTTTGGCCGCCACCTTCGGGTACGGCGACAAACAATCCGTTGCCGTAGGTGACGGCTCTCCAAATTTGGCCGGGCACTCCACTGGTTGCAACGGTCCAATTCATGCCGTCCGTACTGTGCATGGCAGAAGCCGAGCCCACTGCGACAAACACTCCCTTTCCAAAAGTGACGCTCCACCAAACGCTGGATGGTGGTACCGTTTCCGGTTGATCCCACGCAATGCCGTCgggactggtcatgacctGCTTGTTGCCATCAATCGACACGGCGACAAACATATTATTCCCGTAGGCGACTCCATGCCATAGATTGTCGGCCGCACTCATTCGGGTTTCCCATTCGGTTCCAGTGGGGGGCGCGACCGAGGGCATCAAAGATGGCATTGATGAAGGCATCGAGGACAAAGACGGAACAGCAGAAGGAATCGAGGTCGGCATCGAGGACAAAGACGGAACCGC
Protein-coding regions in this window:
- a CDS encoding predicted protein yields the protein MIVIAAAVVGVVSHRVGGVLVMRGRGEVFFRESAMRKIGFGQFGVKNVTRDSWLTTWSLILLVAVAQEDVHPDVVAVVDVAGGVRPTPLWASSYSDGENCYCLPSLDSAIGNFVVETPLGWLTTQEVCDLLGTGPGRLGQPLYNDIQCGNGPPNADENEFLCPGRTDIGETGCGQIGPKWNFDNANLADGPPRLPSLPEDIHPDIVAVIDVVGGVTPNGRSWADSYSFGNKCYCATTFDHDIADVLVETPQGWMTIRQACELLGPGPGIEGRPVYNDIQCGNGPPNNAGDEHVCPGRTDLGPEGCGQIGPRWNFDAIKSLPPGSAPAALPSSLAAGAVSVPMLPGLGVITGYLFCVLNWQLFDLVP